Proteins co-encoded in one Bacillus infantis NRRL B-14911 genomic window:
- a CDS encoding substrate-binding domain-containing protein — protein sequence MKKNTGKMALGCLMSLMVVFSSACSSEESGGSGDEKSDPIKIGVLASQTGGLESYGEQTLRGFELGLEYATDGKNEVAGRKIEFIVEDTETKPEVAVQKATKLLEEDEVDFLVGSSSSGDTLAVLPLAEEYEKIMVVEPAVADSITGSEFNPYIFRTARNSSQDAVAGAAAIAGEGVKIATLAPDYSFGRDGVAAFRDAAVKLGADIVHEEYADPAATDFTANIQKVIDSKPDYLFVIWAGANSPWNQIADMKVQDKGIKISTGAPDIAALATMEPLIGMEGFSVYYHDLPDNEINSWLVEEHKKRFDGDVPDLFTPGGMSAAISIVEALKKTEGSTDADTLIETMEGMSFETPKGKMTFRAEDHQALQALYAIKLEKKDGVPYPVPVLVRELSPEETAPPVLNK from the coding sequence ATGAAAAAGAATACAGGGAAAATGGCATTGGGCTGCCTGATGTCGCTGATGGTGGTCTTTTCGAGTGCCTGCAGTTCAGAAGAATCGGGAGGCAGCGGGGATGAGAAGAGCGATCCGATCAAAATCGGCGTGCTGGCCTCGCAGACAGGCGGGCTTGAGTCATATGGGGAACAGACACTCCGCGGCTTTGAGCTGGGCCTGGAATATGCAACAGACGGTAAAAATGAAGTGGCTGGAAGGAAGATTGAATTCATTGTAGAGGATACTGAAACAAAGCCGGAAGTGGCCGTCCAAAAGGCGACAAAGCTGCTTGAGGAAGATGAAGTTGACTTCCTGGTCGGATCCTCCAGCTCCGGTGATACATTGGCTGTTCTTCCCCTCGCAGAAGAATATGAGAAAATCATGGTCGTCGAGCCGGCGGTAGCTGACAGCATCACAGGCTCAGAGTTCAATCCTTATATTTTCCGGACCGCGCGCAACTCTTCTCAGGATGCAGTCGCTGGTGCTGCAGCCATCGCTGGTGAAGGTGTAAAAATAGCGACGCTTGCTCCTGATTATTCTTTCGGGCGCGACGGTGTGGCTGCATTCCGGGATGCAGCGGTGAAGCTTGGCGCTGACATTGTCCATGAAGAATACGCGGATCCTGCCGCAACCGACTTTACTGCAAACATCCAGAAAGTGATTGATTCCAAGCCGGATTATCTGTTTGTTATCTGGGCGGGGGCCAACTCACCCTGGAATCAGATCGCTGATATGAAGGTCCAGGATAAAGGCATCAAAATTTCCACAGGTGCACCGGATATTGCTGCCCTTGCGACAATGGAGCCATTGATCGGGATGGAAGGGTTCTCCGTCTACTATCACGATCTTCCGGATAACGAAATCAACAGCTGGCTGGTAGAGGAGCATAAAAAGCGGTTTGACGGGGATGTGCCGGATCTCTTCACTCCAGGAGGCATGAGCGCCGCGATCTCCATCGTGGAAGCACTGAAGAAAACGGAGGGCAGTACAGATGCAGACACGCTCATTGAGACAATGGAAGGAATGAGCTTCGAGACGCCGAAGGGGAAGATGACATTCAGGGCAGAAGACCACCAGGCCCTTCAGGCATTGTACGCAATCAAGCTGGAGAAAAAGGATGGTGTCCCATACCCTGTACCGGTGCTTGTGAGGGAACTGTCACCTGAAGAGACAGCGCCTCCTGTACTGAACAAGTAA
- a CDS encoding ABC transporter ATP-binding protein, producing MGPIIETKDLSISFGGHKAVDSVSLAVPENEFLSIIGPNGAGKTTFFNLLSGQLAPTGGSIHLRGEDITKLSPVERTRRGIGRSFQITNVFPSLTVLENVRLAVQSQAGIRYQMLRHFKMYKELEEKASEWLKLVLLDKKQDAAAANLAHGEKRKLEIAMLLALNTEVLLLDEPTAGMSLEEVPAILEVIRKIKQESGRTIILIEHKMDMILDLSDSVMVLFNGSLLAKGTPREIMENETVQSAYLGGFEHAGSA from the coding sequence GTGGGTCCAATCATAGAAACAAAAGATTTATCAATATCATTCGGAGGCCATAAAGCAGTGGATTCTGTCTCGCTTGCTGTCCCGGAAAATGAATTTTTATCAATTATCGGTCCAAATGGAGCCGGCAAAACGACGTTTTTCAACCTGCTGAGCGGTCAGCTCGCCCCTACAGGGGGATCTATCCATTTGCGAGGGGAAGACATCACAAAGCTTTCTCCTGTTGAAAGGACGAGAAGGGGAATCGGAAGAAGCTTTCAAATTACCAATGTATTTCCAAGTTTGACTGTGTTGGAGAATGTAAGGCTTGCAGTCCAGTCGCAGGCAGGCATCCGCTATCAGATGCTGCGCCATTTCAAAATGTACAAAGAGCTTGAAGAAAAAGCGTCTGAATGGCTGAAGCTGGTATTGCTTGATAAAAAACAGGATGCAGCCGCCGCCAATCTGGCGCACGGCGAGAAAAGGAAGCTCGAGATCGCTATGCTCCTCGCCCTGAATACCGAGGTTTTGCTTCTGGATGAGCCGACAGCAGGAATGTCGCTGGAAGAGGTTCCGGCCATCCTCGAAGTCATCAGGAAAATCAAGCAGGAGAGCGGGAGGACCATCATTCTGATTGAACACAAAATGGATATGATCCTTGATTTATCAGACAGCGTCATGGTCCTGTTCAATGGCTCGCTTCTGGCTAAGGGGACTCCTCGGGAAATCATGGAAAATGAAACGGTGCAATCCGCATATCTGGGAGGTTTTGAGCATGCAGGCTCAGCTTAA
- a CDS encoding ABC transporter ATP-binding protein produces MQAQLKLSDVETYIGQYHILQGVSLEVAKGDVTVLLGRNGAGKTSTLRTIMGHNVLSKGSIEWKGTEIGGLPPYEIARKGLGYVPEDQGIFAGLTVEENMKVAMRKETPSALEKLDWTLDLFPDLKRFWKKPGGLLSGGQKQMLSIARAYVNDNDLMLIDEPSKGLAPIMVEKVMDSIMQMKEKTTIVLVEQNFMMASTVGDRFYIIDDGRTVGGGPMSVLKEDESMRKKYLGIA; encoded by the coding sequence ATGCAGGCTCAGCTTAAGCTGTCAGATGTCGAAACGTATATAGGCCAGTATCATATCCTGCAGGGAGTCTCGCTGGAAGTGGCAAAAGGGGATGTTACCGTGCTTCTGGGCCGCAACGGCGCAGGGAAGACCTCCACCCTCAGAACCATCATGGGGCACAATGTCCTGAGCAAAGGAAGCATAGAGTGGAAAGGGACAGAAATCGGCGGACTGCCTCCTTATGAGATTGCGAGAAAAGGGCTTGGCTATGTGCCGGAGGACCAGGGGATATTTGCGGGGCTGACAGTTGAGGAAAATATGAAGGTGGCCATGCGGAAAGAGACTCCTTCCGCTTTGGAAAAGCTGGATTGGACCCTGGACCTTTTCCCGGATTTAAAACGATTCTGGAAAAAGCCGGGCGGCCTTTTAAGCGGAGGACAGAAACAGATGCTTTCCATCGCACGGGCTTATGTGAATGATAATGATTTAATGCTGATTGATGAGCCGAGCAAAGGACTCGCACCGATCATGGTTGAAAAAGTAATGGATTCAATCATGCAAATGAAGGAAAAAACCACGATCGTCCTTGTGGAGCAGAACTTTATGATGGCGAGTACGGTTGGCGACCGCTTCTACATTATTGATGATGGAAGAACGGTAGGGGGCGGCCCGATGTCAGTGCTGAAGGAAGATGAATCTATGAGGAAAAAATATTTGGGCATTGCCTAG
- a CDS encoding branched-chain amino acid ABC transporter permease, with amino-acid sequence MEVLINLAINGLATGMLIFLLAAGLTLIFGLMDVLNFAHGGLFAWGAYSGTWIFAQTGSFAAGIIGAVVTGLILGFLTERWIIKPVYGNHVQQILITLGLMLVLSELLKVVWGPNQLSASPPSYLAGSWELGGVIIIKYRVFIIIVGLLVFLGVQYILRNTKIGLVVRAGVMDKEMVQSLGINIKRVFMIVFMAGSGMAALGGVLLGPYSGVIHAEMGMEFAILAFIVVVIGGMGSFSGSILAAILVGLAGAFMSYYVPSLSLAVNMLLMAAVLIFRPQGLFRLKGRGV; translated from the coding sequence ATGGAGGTGCTTATTAACCTTGCCATAAACGGGCTTGCGACCGGTATGCTGATTTTTTTGCTGGCGGCAGGGCTGACGCTCATATTCGGACTGATGGATGTCCTTAATTTTGCCCATGGCGGACTGTTTGCTTGGGGGGCCTACAGCGGGACATGGATATTTGCCCAGACAGGCAGTTTTGCTGCAGGGATCATCGGGGCAGTCGTGACCGGGCTCATACTGGGTTTTTTGACTGAACGGTGGATCATCAAGCCGGTATACGGGAATCATGTCCAGCAGATATTGATCACACTTGGCCTGATGCTTGTATTATCTGAGCTTCTTAAGGTTGTCTGGGGCCCCAATCAGCTGTCAGCTTCTCCGCCATCCTACCTGGCCGGAAGCTGGGAGCTTGGCGGAGTGATCATTATTAAATACAGGGTATTCATCATCATCGTCGGCCTGCTCGTTTTCCTCGGGGTGCAATATATCTTGCGCAACACAAAAATCGGACTCGTTGTACGGGCCGGTGTCATGGATAAAGAGATGGTCCAGTCCCTGGGGATCAATATTAAAAGAGTATTTATGATTGTTTTCATGGCAGGATCGGGAATGGCCGCATTGGGCGGGGTGCTTTTAGGCCCGTATTCGGGTGTCATCCATGCGGAGATGGGGATGGAGTTTGCCATCCTTGCTTTCATCGTTGTTGTAATTGGAGGGATGGGCAGCTTCTCGGGATCCATTCTTGCTGCCATTCTGGTAGGGCTTGCCGGAGCCTTCATGTCCTATTATGTTCCATCCCTTTCCCTGGCCGTTAACATGCTGCTGATGGCTGCCGTGCTTATCTTCAGGCCGCAGGGGCTATTCAGATTGAAGGGGCGGGGAGTATGA
- a CDS encoding branched-chain amino acid ABC transporter permease, translating to MKHTIDNKKAMIYTFIAAALMLLPFVYESRTMLILFTQIFIFAIFAMSYDILLGYTGIVSFGHAMFFGIGAYTAGVMMKRMEPTMVNLLLAVLLTIVLTAVLSYAVGLLTLRLKSHFYAMLTLAFAGLFLVLAEKWRTVTYGNDGFTFRVPDLLKDRTDFYFICLAAMILVFMILSRFTHSPLGRVLQAIRENEQRTESLGYNVIQYKIAASVAAGVIAGIAGMLYSISLRFVNTSVFTMDITLDALLMTIIGGVGTLAGAIIGAGIIEFAHHGLTELAKVHWIFERWIIFFGIIYILAVMFFPKGILGTLKGKQWKRTGKEADKKEEKIAG from the coding sequence ATGAAGCATACCATTGATAATAAAAAGGCCATGATCTACACCTTTATAGCAGCGGCATTGATGCTGCTTCCATTTGTATATGAATCAAGGACCATGCTGATCTTGTTTACACAGATCTTTATTTTTGCCATCTTTGCCATGAGCTACGATATCCTGCTTGGATATACAGGGATTGTTTCCTTCGGCCATGCCATGTTTTTCGGGATCGGGGCCTATACAGCAGGCGTGATGATGAAAAGAATGGAACCGACGATGGTGAACCTCCTATTGGCTGTGCTGCTGACAATTGTTCTGACCGCAGTCCTCAGTTATGCAGTCGGCCTTCTGACACTAAGGCTGAAAAGCCATTTTTATGCCATGCTGACCCTGGCATTTGCCGGCCTTTTCCTGGTTCTTGCCGAGAAGTGGAGAACCGTTACGTACGGAAACGACGGATTTACCTTCCGGGTCCCGGATTTATTAAAAGACCGGACAGACTTCTACTTCATCTGCCTGGCGGCTATGATTCTCGTTTTTATGATATTGTCGCGGTTCACCCATTCTCCGCTCGGAAGGGTGCTCCAGGCCATCCGTGAAAATGAACAGCGGACAGAGTCCCTTGGCTATAATGTGATTCAGTACAAAATTGCTGCGAGTGTTGCAGCCGGTGTTATAGCGGGGATTGCCGGGATGCTGTACAGCATATCCCTCCGCTTCGTCAACACGAGCGTATTTACGATGGATATCACTCTAGATGCCCTGCTGATGACGATTATAGGCGGGGTCGGAACATTGGCGGGGGCTATCATCGGGGCGGGGATTATTGAATTTGCCCACCACGGGCTGACAGAACTTGCAAAGGTCCATTGGATTTTTGAACGGTGGATCATCTTCTTTGGAATCATATATATACTGGCCGTGATGTTCTTTCCGAAAGGGATTCTCGGGACGCTCAAAGGGAAGCAATGGAAACGCACGGGAAAAGAAGCAGACAAAAAAGAAGAAAAGATTGCCGGCTAG
- a CDS encoding 3-oxoacyl-ACP synthase has translation MPETYITSAEIAKKAGIPLHIVENKMGIKKKPVPGAEDHTCEMGIRAAREAIGKAGIDPLEIDLVIYIGEEYKEYPLWTAGIKLQHEVGAYNAYAFDMALRCGTAIMGLKTAKDMMSADPGISTVLLAGGYRNGDFINYENERTRFMFNLGAGGGAILLKKGLSSNRLLESAIITDGSFSEDVAVVAGGTKNPLTAEALENGLYQLDVMDPAGMKQRLEQKSMENFLKVIRKAVAKSGYAEDDIHYLAMLHMKRSAHDFVLQELGLGQEQSIYLEDFGHIGQFDQILSLELAEKEGRLAPGKIAVLVSAGIGYAWGASVIRWGEDGK, from the coding sequence TTGCCGGAAACATATATAACAAGTGCAGAAATTGCCAAAAAAGCAGGAATCCCGCTTCATATTGTTGAAAATAAAATGGGTATCAAAAAGAAGCCGGTTCCAGGCGCAGAGGATCACACCTGCGAGATGGGAATCAGGGCTGCCCGCGAAGCAATCGGGAAAGCTGGAATTGATCCGCTGGAAATTGATCTGGTCATTTATATCGGCGAAGAATATAAAGAATATCCCTTATGGACAGCAGGCATTAAGCTTCAGCATGAAGTCGGGGCCTATAATGCCTATGCATTTGATATGGCCCTCCGCTGTGGGACCGCTATAATGGGGCTGAAGACAGCGAAGGATATGATGTCAGCAGATCCCGGCATATCGACAGTCCTGCTTGCCGGCGGCTACAGGAACGGGGACTTCATTAATTACGAAAATGAAAGGACCCGGTTTATGTTTAATCTGGGAGCAGGGGGCGGTGCGATCCTTTTGAAAAAAGGACTGTCCTCAAACAGGCTGCTGGAAAGCGCTATCATAACCGATGGATCTTTTTCAGAGGATGTTGCGGTAGTGGCCGGAGGGACTAAGAACCCCTTAACGGCAGAGGCGCTTGAAAACGGTCTTTACCAGCTTGATGTAATGGATCCGGCAGGGATGAAGCAAAGGCTGGAGCAGAAGTCCATGGAAAACTTCCTGAAGGTAATTAGGAAAGCGGTTGCAAAAAGCGGCTATGCAGAGGATGATATCCATTATCTCGCGATGCTCCATATGAAAAGGTCCGCCCACGATTTTGTCCTTCAGGAGCTTGGCCTTGGACAGGAGCAATCCATTTACCTGGAGGATTTTGGGCATATCGGCCAATTTGATCAAATATTGTCATTGGAGCTTGCTGAAAAAGAGGGAAGGCTGGCACCCGGGAAAATAGCTGTCCTTGTCAGTGCAGGCATCGGCTATGCCTGGGGAGCTTCTGTCATTAGATGGGGGGAAGATGGAAAGTGA
- the phaZ gene encoding intracellular short-chain-length polyhydroxyalkanoate depolymerase: protein MGGRWKVSKNEELKKIVLSSGETISWREREGGGQKLLLIHGNMTSSKHWDLVFEHLDPKYKLYAIDLRGFGQSSYFEPIRSIKDFSDDVKLFCDAIGLSDFSVAGWSTGGAVAMQLAADNPGLCNRLILLASASTRGYPFYGTSGDAVPDSLARLTSLEQIRADKSKTIPVQSAYDRGDRMFLRAMWDALIYDKNQPEPARYEEYLDDMLTQRNLAEVYHSLNIFNIGSVPNGEEPGTGDADKIKVPVLVLRGDRDQVITAGMAREILEDIGSNAHFAELKDCGHSPLVDDIGQLTDVMSEFLDKELEVLK, encoded by the coding sequence ATGGGGGGAAGATGGAAAGTGAGCAAGAATGAAGAACTGAAAAAGATTGTTTTGAGCAGCGGGGAAACCATCAGCTGGAGGGAAAGGGAAGGCGGCGGGCAGAAGCTGCTGCTCATCCATGGCAATATGACTTCCTCGAAGCATTGGGACCTTGTGTTTGAACATCTGGACCCGAAATATAAGCTGTATGCGATCGATCTTAGAGGGTTCGGCCAATCCAGTTATTTCGAGCCAATCCGTTCCATCAAAGACTTTTCGGATGATGTAAAGCTTTTTTGCGATGCAATTGGCCTCTCCGATTTTTCCGTTGCCGGCTGGTCGACGGGAGGTGCGGTTGCTATGCAGCTTGCTGCAGACAATCCCGGCCTATGCAATCGCCTGATTCTTTTGGCCTCAGCTTCCACAAGGGGATACCCGTTTTACGGGACGTCAGGGGATGCTGTGCCTGATTCATTAGCACGCCTGACCAGCCTGGAACAAATAAGGGCGGATAAGAGCAAGACAATTCCTGTGCAGTCGGCTTATGACAGAGGGGACAGGATGTTTCTAAGGGCGATGTGGGATGCCCTTATTTATGATAAAAATCAGCCGGAGCCTGCAAGATATGAAGAGTATCTGGATGATATGCTGACACAGCGGAATCTTGCTGAAGTCTATCATTCTCTTAATATTTTCAATATAGGTTCCGTCCCGAATGGTGAAGAACCCGGAACAGGGGACGCGGATAAAATTAAGGTGCCGGTGCTGGTCCTGAGAGGCGACCGTGATCAGGTAATAACAGCGGGGATGGCCCGGGAAATCCTTGAGGACATCGGAAGCAATGCACACTTTGCAGAATTGAAGGATTGCGGCCATTCCCCGCTTGTCGATGATATCGGGCAGCTGACTGATGTGATGTCGGAATTTTTGGATAAAGAGCTGGAGGTATTAAAGTGA
- the fabG gene encoding 3-oxoacyl-ACP reductase FabG, with protein sequence MRLKEKTAIITGAANGIGFAAAERFAREGANVVLADFDEEIGREREGELNREGLHARFIQVDVSKRESIDELVRQVLEEYGRIDILINNAGITRDSMLAKMAAEDFQKVIDVNLTGVFHCTQAVIPSMIEQGKGKVISTSSVSGVYGNIGQTNYAAAKAGVVGMTKTWAKELGRKGINVNAVAPGFIHTGMTAKVPEKVIGQMKQMVPLGRLGSPEDIANAYLFLASDESDYINGTVLHVDGGIMM encoded by the coding sequence GTGAGACTAAAAGAGAAAACAGCCATTATTACCGGGGCGGCCAACGGTATTGGATTTGCCGCAGCCGAAAGATTTGCACGTGAAGGGGCCAATGTGGTCCTGGCCGATTTTGATGAGGAAATCGGCAGGGAAAGAGAAGGGGAGTTAAATAGAGAAGGACTTCATGCCAGGTTTATTCAGGTAGACGTATCAAAAAGGGAAAGCATTGACGAACTGGTCCGGCAGGTGCTTGAGGAGTATGGGAGAATCGACATTCTGATCAATAACGCAGGGATCACCCGTGACAGCATGCTGGCCAAAATGGCTGCCGAGGATTTCCAAAAAGTGATTGACGTCAACCTGACCGGTGTATTCCATTGCACCCAGGCTGTGATCCCAAGCATGATTGAACAGGGGAAAGGGAAGGTCATCAGCACTTCATCTGTATCAGGCGTTTATGGAAATATCGGCCAGACCAATTATGCTGCCGCAAAGGCCGGGGTTGTGGGCATGACAAAAACCTGGGCAAAGGAGCTGGGCCGAAAAGGGATCAACGTCAACGCCGTCGCCCCCGGCTTCATCCATACAGGAATGACAGCAAAGGTGCCTGAGAAGGTGATCGGGCAAATGAAACAGATGGTGCCGCTCGGTCGCCTGGGCAGCCCGGAGGATATTGCCAATGCCTATTTATTCCTTGCCTCTGATGAATCTGATTATATTAATGGAACCGTCCTGCATGTGGACGGCGGCATTATGATGTAA